A portion of the Halodesulfovibrio aestuarii DSM 17919 = ATCC 29578 genome contains these proteins:
- a CDS encoding D-2-hydroxyacid dehydrogenase, whose protein sequence is MKTVILDGQTLNPGDNPWAPIEGIHPVTVYEKTQDEDIIPRSKEADILLTNKTPLTRETLKQLPNLKYIGVLATGYDVVDIKAAAELGIPVTNTPGYANNAVPEHVFALIFECYRQISLHSEQVKQGEWGKNGQFCFWNTPQRELGGKTLGIIGFGNTGNNVARIANAFGMNILAYAPRPKPLPEYDNFSFAELNEVLEKSDIITLHCPLTADTKHIINEQSLALMKHDAVLINTARGPLIDEAAVAKALNEGTLGGLAVDVVSDEPIAKDHPFLSTPNTFITPHLAWATIEARKALMQIAADNITAFLNGTPQNVVNGVTGK, encoded by the coding sequence ATGAAAACAGTAATTCTTGACGGTCAAACACTAAATCCCGGTGATAACCCGTGGGCTCCAATAGAAGGTATTCATCCCGTTACGGTTTACGAAAAAACGCAAGATGAAGACATTATTCCGCGCAGTAAAGAAGCAGATATTTTACTTACAAACAAGACTCCGCTTACAAGAGAAACACTCAAACAGCTGCCGAATCTCAAATATATTGGAGTACTCGCCACAGGCTACGACGTAGTCGATATAAAAGCCGCTGCTGAACTCGGTATTCCTGTAACGAACACCCCCGGCTATGCAAACAATGCAGTGCCGGAGCACGTCTTCGCGCTTATCTTCGAGTGTTATCGACAAATAAGCTTACATTCCGAGCAAGTAAAGCAAGGAGAATGGGGGAAAAACGGCCAATTCTGCTTCTGGAACACTCCACAGCGAGAACTCGGCGGTAAAACCCTTGGTATCATTGGCTTCGGAAATACAGGCAACAATGTTGCGCGCATCGCAAATGCGTTCGGCATGAACATCCTTGCCTACGCCCCACGCCCTAAGCCACTGCCAGAATACGACAATTTTTCTTTCGCAGAGCTCAACGAAGTTCTTGAAAAGTCAGACATCATCACCCTGCACTGCCCGCTCACGGCAGATACAAAGCACATTATCAACGAGCAGTCTCTTGCACTCATGAAGCACGACGCAGTGCTCATCAATACTGCCCGCGGCCCGCTTATTGATGAAGCAGCGGTAGCAAAGGCTCTCAACGAAGGCACACTCGGCGGGCTCGCCGTAGATGTCGTAAGTGATGAGCCAATAGCAAAAGATCACCCGTTCCTTTCAACGCCTAACACATTCATAACCCCGCACCTCGCATGGGCTACAATTGAAGCCCGTAAGGCGCTGATGCAAATCGCCGCCGACAACATCACAGCTTTCCTCAACGGAACTCCACAAAACGTTGTGAACGGTGTTACTGGCAAGTAA